Proteins encoded in a region of the Paenibacillus sp. E222 genome:
- a CDS encoding glycine betaine/L-proline ABC transporter ATP-binding protein, which yields MTILEVKNVSKLFGPQTEQGLQLLEQGWGKEKLAKEKQITVGVNRVNMEIQEGEIFVIMGLSGSGKSTLVRMFNRLIEPTSGEILVHGKDLRKMNKEQLREVRRKTISMVFQKFALFPHRTVLDNVEYGLEVQKVDKDERREKAKTSLELVGLKGWEDKMPDELSGGMQQRVGLARALANDPEVLLMDEAFSALDPLIRRDMQDELIELQDKMKKTIIFITHDLDEALRIGDRIALMKDGAVVQIGTPEEIMIQPANSYVARFVEDVDLSKVLTASHVMRRPETITLDRGPRVALELMRERGISNLFVIDRSKKLLGVITAEDATRAMRENKVLNDILITDGPTVSPETLIHELFEIVSSAHVPLAVVGETGRLQGVIVRGALLGALSGEVAVKEELANDSQNTTSIVD from the coding sequence ATGACCATACTTGAAGTAAAGAATGTAAGTAAACTGTTTGGCCCCCAAACCGAGCAAGGTCTACAATTACTGGAGCAAGGTTGGGGTAAAGAAAAGTTGGCCAAAGAAAAACAGATAACGGTTGGTGTCAACCGGGTCAACATGGAAATTCAGGAAGGTGAAATTTTCGTCATCATGGGACTGTCCGGAAGTGGTAAGTCTACACTTGTTCGAATGTTCAATCGTCTGATTGAACCGACATCGGGAGAGATTCTTGTCCATGGTAAAGATCTACGTAAGATGAACAAAGAACAATTGCGCGAAGTGCGTCGGAAAACGATCAGCATGGTATTCCAGAAGTTTGCGTTATTCCCGCACCGTACCGTTCTTGATAATGTGGAGTATGGACTCGAAGTTCAAAAGGTTGATAAAGATGAACGTCGGGAAAAAGCAAAAACGTCGCTTGAACTGGTTGGCCTTAAAGGCTGGGAAGACAAAATGCCAGATGAGCTGAGTGGCGGGATGCAGCAACGTGTAGGTTTGGCCCGTGCGCTGGCGAATGACCCGGAAGTACTGTTAATGGATGAAGCATTCAGTGCACTTGATCCATTGATTCGTCGTGATATGCAGGATGAGCTGATTGAGCTTCAGGATAAAATGAAAAAAACCATCATTTTCATTACCCATGACTTGGACGAAGCGCTGCGCATCGGCGATCGTATTGCCCTCATGAAAGACGGCGCAGTCGTGCAGATCGGTACTCCGGAAGAAATCATGATTCAACCGGCCAACTCATATGTGGCCCGCTTCGTCGAAGACGTGGACTTGTCCAAGGTCCTCACCGCATCTCATGTTATGCGACGTCCGGAAACGATTACGCTTGACCGTGGTCCTCGTGTTGCCCTCGAATTAATGCGCGAACGTGGTATTTCCAACCTGTTTGTCATTGACCGTTCGAAAAAGCTGCTTGGTGTTATTACAGCAGAAGATGCAACCCGCGCGATGCGCGAAAACAAAGTGTTGAACGACATTCTGATCACGGATGGGCCGACTGTGTCGCCCGAAACCCTGATTCATGAATTGTTCGAAATTGTAAGTTCAGCCCATGTGCCGCTCGCTGTTGTTGGCGAAACTGGCCGTCTGCAAGGTGTTATCGTCCGCGGTGCCCTGCTTGGAGCACTAAGCGGTGAAGTTGCAGTAAAGGAGGAACTTGCGAATGATTCCCAAAATACCACTAGCATCGTGGATTGA
- a CDS encoding glycine betaine ABC transporter substrate-binding protein has protein sequence MIPKIPLASWIEAIVDWMSSSLSGLFKVISVVIQEVVGFFSGLFMLPHPLLFIVILGVLAYLVGRIPLTLFTVIGFLLVDNLGYWSQSMDTLGLVITSGLISILLGVPIGIWLAYSKTAARIITPLLDFMQTMPAFVYLLPAVTFFSLGVVPGVIASVIFAIPPTIRLTHLGIKQVSGELVEAADAFGSTSMQKLFKVQLPLALPTVMSGINQTIMLSLSMVVIASMIGAQGIGAEVYRAVTQLQIGKGFEAGLAVVVLAIVLDRFTQNLFMPGRKKSSRFSAKQKAWITAAATFVVLVAGFSQYFVGGNSTSAGGNNTPANAVGEEVNYQIIGIDPGAGIMKSAAKAIEDYHLTDWTLIEGSGAAMTATLDKAIKAEQPIIITGWTPHWMFNKYDLKYLDDPEKSFGDAEEIHTIARKGLKEDHPVAYEFLSRFQWTSDEMGEMMSAIQNGTSPEEAAKDYAEKHADQIDEWTKGLTPVNGDAFKLSYVAWDSEIASTNLLKYVMESKLGYKVNALQVEAGPMWTGVASGDVDASPAAWLPLTHADYWERYKDQVDDLGANMTGVRTGLVVPAYMTDVNSIADLETGASSSTPSANANVGNEVNHQIIGIDPGAGIMKSTASAIEKYGLSDWKLVEGSGAAMTATLDKAVKNKEPVIVTGWTPHWMFNAYDLKYLDDPEGVYGEAEQIHTIARKGLKEDKPVAYEFLDRFSWTPEDMGEIMVAIQNGEDPQKAAAAFAEKHSDKVAEWTKGLTPVNGDSIKLSYVAWDSEIASTNLLEYILKEKLGYKVTSLQVEIGPMWTGIANGDVDATPAAWLPLTSADYYNKYKDQIDDLGPNMDGAKTGLVVPTYMDINSIEDLKDN, from the coding sequence ATGATTCCCAAAATACCACTAGCATCGTGGATTGAAGCGATTGTTGACTGGATGAGCTCCTCGCTCTCCGGATTATTTAAAGTCATTTCTGTTGTTATTCAGGAGGTTGTCGGATTTTTCTCCGGGCTGTTCATGCTCCCCCATCCGCTCCTCTTTATTGTAATCCTTGGTGTATTGGCATATCTTGTTGGCCGAATACCACTGACCCTGTTTACAGTTATCGGTTTCTTGCTTGTAGATAACCTCGGATATTGGTCCCAATCGATGGATACTTTGGGCCTCGTTATTACATCAGGATTAATCTCCATTCTGCTTGGTGTTCCCATCGGTATCTGGCTCGCATACAGCAAAACTGCAGCCCGGATTATTACACCATTGCTTGACTTTATGCAGACCATGCCTGCATTTGTCTACTTGCTGCCAGCAGTAACCTTCTTCAGCCTTGGTGTGGTTCCCGGTGTTATCGCGTCCGTTATATTCGCGATTCCACCAACGATTCGCCTGACTCACCTCGGAATTAAGCAGGTATCTGGCGAACTGGTCGAAGCAGCGGATGCTTTTGGTTCTACGTCCATGCAAAAGTTGTTCAAAGTGCAGCTTCCACTCGCATTGCCTACCGTAATGTCAGGGATTAACCAAACCATCATGCTGTCGCTGTCCATGGTTGTTATTGCTTCCATGATCGGTGCACAGGGTATTGGTGCGGAAGTCTATCGTGCGGTAACACAGCTGCAGATTGGTAAAGGTTTTGAAGCAGGTCTAGCTGTCGTGGTCCTTGCGATCGTACTTGACCGTTTCACTCAAAATCTGTTTATGCCAGGCCGCAAGAAAAGCTCACGCTTCTCAGCGAAACAAAAAGCCTGGATTACTGCTGCAGCAACATTCGTTGTGCTCGTAGCTGGTTTCTCACAATACTTTGTTGGCGGCAACAGTACTTCTGCCGGCGGTAACAACACTCCAGCGAATGCTGTAGGTGAAGAAGTTAATTATCAGATCATTGGTATTGATCCGGGTGCAGGCATTATGAAGTCCGCTGCCAAAGCCATCGAAGATTATCATCTGACGGACTGGACCCTGATTGAAGGATCTGGTGCAGCGATGACTGCCACGCTGGACAAAGCCATTAAAGCGGAACAACCGATCATTATTACAGGCTGGACTCCACACTGGATGTTCAACAAATATGATCTAAAATATCTGGATGATCCCGAAAAATCTTTCGGTGATGCAGAAGAAATTCACACCATCGCACGTAAAGGCTTAAAAGAGGATCACCCGGTTGCTTATGAATTCCTGTCCCGTTTCCAATGGACATCAGATGAAATGGGCGAAATGATGAGTGCCATCCAGAATGGTACATCACCAGAGGAAGCCGCAAAAGACTACGCTGAGAAACATGCAGACCAGATTGACGAATGGACCAAAGGTCTGACGCCAGTTAACGGTGATGCATTTAAACTTAGCTATGTAGCCTGGGATTCTGAGATTGCAAGTACCAACCTGTTGAAATATGTCATGGAAAGCAAACTTGGCTATAAAGTGAACGCCCTGCAAGTTGAAGCTGGACCTATGTGGACAGGTGTCGCTTCAGGCGACGTAGATGCCTCTCCAGCAGCTTGGCTGCCATTAACTCATGCTGACTACTGGGAACGTTACAAAGACCAGGTGGATGATCTGGGAGCCAATATGACGGGTGTACGCACAGGGCTCGTTGTTCCTGCCTACATGACAGACGTTAATTCGATAGCAGATCTGGAAACAGGTGCATCTTCCTCTACTCCATCGGCGAATGCCAATGTGGGAAATGAAGTGAATCATCAAATTATCGGTATCGATCCAGGTGCCGGAATTATGAAATCCACAGCCAGTGCCATTGAGAAATACGGTTTGTCTGACTGGAAACTGGTTGAAGGTTCAGGAGCCGCAATGACAGCTACACTGGATAAAGCCGTTAAGAATAAGGAACCGGTTATCGTTACCGGTTGGACACCGCATTGGATGTTCAACGCATATGACCTGAAATACCTGGACGATCCGGAAGGCGTCTACGGCGAAGCAGAACAAATTCATACCATTGCCCGTAAAGGGTTGAAGGAAGACAAACCTGTCGCTTATGAATTCCTGGATCGCTTCTCATGGACACCTGAGGATATGGGTGAAATCATGGTCGCCATTCAAAACGGAGAAGATCCCCAAAAAGCCGCAGCAGCTTTTGCCGAGAAACATAGCGACAAAGTGGCTGAATGGACCAAAGGTCTGACCCCGGTGAATGGAGATTCCATTAAACTGAGTTACGTAGCCTGGGACTCCGAGATTGCAAGTACCAACTTGCTGGAGTACATCCTGAAAGAGAAACTGGGTTACAAAGTAACCTCCCTTCAAGTGGAAATCGGTCCAATGTGGACCGGCATTGCCAATGGTGATGTAGATGCAACTCCAGCGGCATGGTTGCCGCTCACCTCTGCCGATTATTATAACAAGTACAAGGATCAGATCGATGATCTCGGTCCAAATATGGACGGTGCCAAAACAGGTCTGGTTGTACCAACCTATATGGACATCAATTCCATTGAAGATTTAAAAGATAATTAA